The Natrinema salaciae genome contains a region encoding:
- a CDS encoding ABC transporter ATP-binding protein: MANGQLLTTTVTERGRDPTTAPTVLELDGIAKRFGSEDVIGDLSLTVRDGEILTMLGPSGCGKTTTLRLIAGLEKPDAGRVRLQDETVAGDGRFVPPEERGVGVVFQDFALFPHLTARENVAFGLQDWSEPDRAARVDDLLELVGLADHDEDYPNELSGGQQQRIALARSLAPEPEMLLLDEPFSNLDVDLRVEMREEVRRIIKETGVTAISVTHDQEEALSISDRVAVMNDGDIEQIDTPQQVFQQPESRFVAGFLGHASFLSGDVHGDHVDTALGRVLREDVHGLAHQYDGTAVDLLVRPDDVTAAPAEGPEADGRVVYRRYLGPTVLYRVELDGGETIECMHNHSDRIDLDERVDVRVTADHELAWFPVDHREDAEADADADAVSAGAD, encoded by the coding sequence ATGGCGAACGGACAACTACTCACGACGACGGTCACGGAACGGGGCCGAGACCCGACGACCGCACCGACGGTTCTCGAGCTCGACGGCATCGCGAAACGGTTCGGGAGCGAGGACGTCATCGGCGACCTCTCGCTGACCGTCCGCGACGGCGAGATTCTGACGATGCTCGGGCCGTCCGGCTGCGGAAAGACCACGACGCTCCGACTGATCGCCGGCCTCGAGAAACCCGACGCCGGCCGGGTTCGACTCCAGGACGAGACCGTCGCGGGCGACGGCCGCTTCGTGCCGCCGGAGGAACGCGGCGTCGGCGTCGTCTTCCAGGATTTCGCGCTCTTTCCGCATCTCACCGCCCGCGAAAACGTCGCGTTCGGCCTGCAGGACTGGAGCGAACCCGATCGCGCCGCCCGCGTCGACGACCTCCTCGAGCTCGTCGGCCTCGCGGATCACGACGAGGACTACCCGAACGAACTCTCCGGCGGCCAGCAACAGCGGATCGCGCTCGCGCGCTCGCTGGCCCCCGAACCGGAGATGCTGTTGCTCGACGAGCCGTTCTCGAATTTGGACGTGGACCTGCGCGTCGAGATGCGCGAGGAGGTCCGCCGGATCATCAAGGAGACGGGCGTCACCGCCATTTCCGTCACGCACGATCAGGAGGAGGCGCTGTCGATCTCCGATCGGGTTGCCGTGATGAACGACGGCGACATCGAGCAGATCGACACCCCGCAGCAGGTCTTCCAGCAGCCCGAATCCCGTTTCGTCGCCGGCTTTCTCGGCCACGCCAGTTTCCTCTCGGGCGACGTCCACGGCGACCACGTCGACACCGCGCTCGGCCGCGTGCTCCGCGAGGACGTCCACGGGCTCGCACACCAGTACGACGGCACCGCCGTCGATCTGCTCGTGCGCCCGGACGACGTGACGGCTGCTCCCGCCGAGGGACCGGAGGCCGACGGTCGCGTCGTCTACCGGCGGTATCTCGGCCCCACGGTCCTCTACCGCGTCGAACTCGACGGCGGCGAGACGATCGAGTGTATGCACAACCACTCCGATCGGATCGACCTCGACGAGCGTGTCGACGTCCGCGTCACGGCCGATCACGAACTCGCGTGGTTCCCCGTGGACCACCGTGAGGACGCCGAGGCCGACGCCGACGCCGATGCGGTCTCCGCCGGCGCCGACTGA
- a CDS encoding DUF5793 family protein, whose translation MRREHFTLDVNNIDWVETGGEPAKPAVSIDFTGPATMLRERLTGPDGDVLEASETDTALRLQGPLGDDTTGVVSVTNRVTGEFILELNEDADDVLQFIRAARGYGEDAADDEGRYEVEITLDGDPFVSYDKRTFLVYDDEGSLLRQHSLIPSGVEL comes from the coding sequence ATGAGGCGCGAGCACTTCACGTTAGACGTCAACAACATCGACTGGGTCGAAACGGGCGGCGAGCCGGCGAAGCCCGCGGTATCGATCGATTTCACCGGCCCGGCGACGATGCTTCGCGAGCGCCTCACTGGTCCCGACGGAGACGTTCTCGAGGCGAGCGAAACGGACACAGCCCTTCGCCTGCAGGGACCGCTCGGGGACGACACCACGGGAGTAGTGAGTGTGACCAACCGCGTCACCGGCGAGTTCATTCTCGAACTCAACGAAGACGCGGACGACGTCCTCCAGTTCATTCGAGCGGCGCGGGGCTACGGCGAGGATGCCGCCGACGACGAGGGCCGGTACGAAGTCGAGATCACGCTCGACGGCGACCCGTTCGTCAGCTACGACAAGCGGACCTTTCTCGTCTACGACGACGAGGGGAGCTTGCTTCGCCAACACAGTCTGATCCCGAGCGGCGTCGAACTCTAG
- a CDS encoding cell division protein ZapB: MDPRTQERVEEWDSRQFSGGFDGLSDLADANFSGAVSAVGTWLFMLNGRIIGVIDGDIEDFETASGTRYEAPDPSLPLLCTMEERGGETRAKYYTNETPLREVDGTLQSGSFTGYIELSENVLSGDYYAVYYGGRRMAAAYIGNAERLLTGDEAFDRAADEVGIYEVRDVEIEVTDVPGTEATSTSDATDDRDASSAAGSAGAGTTTSESTTDADASADPTASSIEPIDVSSTDPVGTGEVAGGEAIEDVTADDESSLMSDIDLTDDPTGITTTDETETDTESVSDGITEAEPSVDPTSDSIGTDAGSDARAQDVIDQAEQGDDIAGASVIEEASESSSDDPAVATDTTPATDDRNDSSTSTAAASAEADSDVTDPDETAAGTDTETTASSSPDLEEIEAAAEELAENDITWVDDDDEDENAEGSTDEPATDADTDTEPENADPDPDAEDGDLEEQFEREEAWRETRRIPSIDPDNSEPTASSDSSAGGRDANASRSASVGSESASTSTSTGADSRSAAQTTGSTATSSGSRSERSETQPRRQESDRTRTGASSGDRGSGSAENRVAALTEKVETLQEQREALAAKTKELESERDRLRSENDELSSTVERLQSRIEELETELKRERARERDAAGGAEPEVRAGTQLAPEQALSGTNLFVRYASKSKPTLETAHDGAANRSEVASNIRLEHHTQFDSADTAVDGEPYEEFLTSTMEYRFVNWLTEMVLYEIRDTGNADALADLYDAIPRIDRAELGATISLADDDTEDVPDQVTFDIVAFDKMGNPLLLVTLSDSREPASKELLAELEEAASAVKANYPDLAAAIAVTSSYFEPGALEVAEQATSGGFLSRGSKLSYVNLSRKEGYHLCLVESRSEGFHMNVPEL; encoded by the coding sequence ATGGACCCGCGCACGCAAGAGCGCGTCGAGGAGTGGGACTCCCGCCAGTTCAGCGGCGGTTTCGACGGTCTCTCCGATCTCGCTGATGCCAATTTTTCGGGTGCCGTCTCGGCAGTTGGCACGTGGCTCTTTATGCTCAACGGCCGAATCATCGGCGTCATCGACGGCGATATCGAGGACTTCGAAACCGCCTCGGGCACGCGGTACGAGGCCCCCGATCCGTCGCTGCCGTTGCTCTGTACGATGGAGGAACGCGGCGGCGAGACACGGGCGAAATACTACACCAACGAGACGCCGCTCCGGGAGGTCGACGGCACGCTCCAGAGCGGTTCGTTTACCGGCTACATCGAACTGAGCGAGAACGTTCTCAGCGGCGACTACTACGCCGTCTACTACGGCGGCCGTCGCATGGCCGCCGCCTACATCGGCAACGCCGAACGACTGCTCACCGGCGACGAGGCCTTCGATCGAGCGGCCGACGAGGTTGGCATCTACGAGGTCAGAGATGTCGAGATCGAGGTCACCGACGTCCCGGGAACCGAGGCGACATCGACGTCCGACGCCACCGACGACCGCGACGCGAGTTCGGCGGCCGGATCGGCCGGGGCTGGGACAACCACGTCCGAGTCCACGACCGACGCCGACGCGAGTGCCGATCCGACGGCGTCGTCGATCGAGCCGATCGACGTCTCGAGCACCGATCCAGTCGGCACCGGCGAGGTAGCCGGCGGAGAGGCGATCGAGGACGTCACCGCGGACGACGAGTCGTCACTGATGTCCGATATCGACCTCACGGACGATCCAACGGGGATTACGACGACCGACGAGACCGAGACGGACACCGAGTCGGTATCGGACGGCATCACCGAGGCAGAACCGTCCGTCGATCCGACGTCCGACTCGATCGGGACGGACGCCGGGTCCGACGCTCGAGCGCAGGACGTGATCGATCAGGCCGAACAAGGGGACGACATCGCGGGCGCATCCGTCATCGAAGAGGCGTCCGAGTCGTCGTCCGACGACCCCGCCGTCGCGACCGATACGACGCCGGCGACTGACGATCGGAACGACTCGTCGACCTCGACCGCTGCGGCCTCCGCCGAAGCGGATTCCGACGTGACCGATCCGGACGAGACGGCCGCCGGAACCGACACCGAGACGACCGCGAGTTCGAGCCCCGACCTCGAGGAGATCGAAGCGGCGGCCGAGGAGTTGGCCGAAAACGATATCACCTGGGTCGATGACGACGACGAGGACGAAAACGCGGAGGGATCGACCGACGAACCTGCGACCGATGCCGACACCGATACCGAGCCCGAGAACGCGGACCCGGACCCGGACGCGGAGGACGGCGATCTCGAAGAACAGTTCGAACGCGAGGAAGCGTGGCGAGAGACGCGGCGCATTCCCTCGATCGATCCGGACAACAGCGAGCCGACGGCGTCGTCGGACTCGAGCGCGGGCGGTCGCGACGCGAACGCGAGCCGATCCGCAAGCGTGGGGTCGGAGTCCGCTTCCACGTCGACCAGCACAGGAGCCGACTCGCGCTCCGCAGCGCAGACGACGGGGTCGACGGCCACCTCGTCCGGATCTCGATCGGAGCGATCCGAGACGCAGCCCCGTCGACAGGAGTCGGACCGAACCCGGACGGGGGCCTCGAGCGGCGACCGCGGCTCCGGATCGGCGGAGAACCGCGTCGCGGCGCTCACCGAGAAGGTCGAGACGCTGCAGGAACAACGGGAGGCCCTCGCGGCGAAGACCAAGGAACTCGAGAGCGAGCGCGACCGGCTGCGGTCGGAGAACGACGAACTGTCCTCGACGGTCGAGCGCCTCCAGTCCCGGATCGAGGAGCTCGAAACGGAACTGAAGCGGGAACGGGCTCGCGAACGCGACGCCGCCGGCGGTGCGGAACCCGAGGTTCGTGCCGGCACCCAGCTCGCGCCGGAACAGGCCCTCTCGGGGACGAACCTCTTCGTTCGATACGCTTCGAAGAGCAAGCCGACGCTCGAGACGGCCCACGACGGTGCCGCCAACCGCAGCGAAGTGGCGTCGAACATCCGGCTCGAACACCACACCCAGTTCGACTCGGCCGACACCGCGGTCGACGGGGAGCCCTACGAGGAGTTCCTCACGTCGACCATGGAGTACCGGTTCGTCAACTGGCTCACCGAAATGGTCCTCTACGAGATCCGCGACACCGGCAACGCGGACGCGCTGGCGGACCTCTACGACGCGATTCCGCGGATCGATCGGGCCGAGCTCGGCGCGACCATCTCGCTCGCGGACGACGACACCGAGGACGTCCCCGATCAGGTGACCTTCGATATCGTCGCCTTCGACAAGATGGGCAATCCGTTGCTGCTGGTCACGCTCAGCGACTCCCGGGAGCCGGCGTCGAAGGAACTCCTCGCGGAACTCGAGGAGGCCGCCTCCGCAGTGAAGGCCAACTATCCCGATCTCGCGGCGGCGATCGCCGTCACCTCGAGTTACTTCGAACCCGGTGCGCTCGAGGTCGCCGAACAGGCGACCAGCGGCGGCTTCCTCAGCCGCGGGTCGAAACTCAGTTACGTCAACCTCTCGCGGAAAGAGGGTTATCACCTCTGTCTGGTCGAGTCCCGCTCCGAAGGATTCCACATGAACGTGCCGGAGCTGTAG
- a CDS encoding UPF0058 family protein: MHKDELLELHEELVVIMEYFSEREEVDETLFDPYRQLDVDPSHVHKSKSEHKHAVFVLGNALASAMSEDEFSSAGRIGKRMKELAEDAESKI, encoded by the coding sequence ATGCATAAAGACGAACTCCTCGAGCTCCACGAAGAACTCGTCGTTATCATGGAATACTTTTCGGAGCGCGAGGAGGTCGACGAAACGCTGTTCGATCCCTACCGCCAGCTCGATGTCGATCCCTCGCACGTCCACAAGTCGAAGAGCGAGCACAAACACGCCGTCTTCGTCCTCGGAAACGCCCTTGCGAGCGCGATGAGCGAGGACGAGTTCTCGAGCGCCGGTCGAATCGGCAAGCGGATGAAGGAACTCGCCGAGGACGCGGAGTCGAAAATATAG
- a CDS encoding DNA-directed RNA polymerase subunit P produces the protein MSYKCSRCKRDVQLDEYGGVRCPYCGHRVLLKERSRDVKEVDVQ, from the coding sequence ATGAGTTACAAATGCTCTCGCTGTAAACGCGACGTCCAGCTCGACGAGTACGGCGGCGTCCGCTGTCCCTACTGCGGCCACCGCGTGCTCCTGAAAGAACGCAGCCGCGACGTCAAGGAAGTCGACGTCCAGTAG
- a CDS encoding KEOPS complex subunit Pcc1 → MSSHDATLEFDYETASRAELVAESVAREIGEIDDERSHTTLERDGSRVRIGIDADDVVALRAALNTWFTLVDVAERTADAGAGALEPR, encoded by the coding sequence GTGTCTTCTCACGACGCGACCCTCGAGTTCGACTACGAGACCGCGTCGCGCGCCGAACTCGTCGCCGAGAGCGTCGCCCGAGAAATCGGCGAGATCGACGACGAGCGCTCGCACACCACCCTCGAGCGGGACGGTTCGCGCGTTCGAATCGGGATCGACGCCGACGACGTCGTCGCCCTGCGAGCCGCACTGAACACCTGGTTCACGCTGGTCGACGTCGCGGAACGGACCGCCGACGCGGGCGCGGGAGCGCTCGAACCCCGATAG
- a CDS encoding eL43 family ribosomal protein, translating into MAKKGQVGSAGRFGARYGRVARRRVSEIEDDMERAEVDGDDVTRVGTGIWKNEETGEIFTGGAYRPETPAGRTVQRSIRAALAEDDE; encoded by the coding sequence ATGGCCAAGAAAGGACAGGTCGGTAGCGCTGGTCGCTTCGGTGCCCGCTACGGCCGCGTCGCACGACGTCGCGTCAGCGAGATCGAAGACGACATGGAACGCGCCGAAGTCGACGGCGACGACGTCACCCGTGTCGGCACCGGCATCTGGAAGAACGAGGAGACCGGCGAGATCTTCACCGGCGGCGCGTACCGCCCGGAGACCCCCGCCGGCCGCACCGTCCAGCGCTCCATCCGCGCTGCCCTCGCAGAGGACGACGAATAA
- a CDS encoding type II/IV secretion system ATPase subunit: protein MAPPAHSDRPEDAPPTGDREPTADRGAEPDPPSGDDRRESTIDAARRTLRRVAETLRGSTLDIADYDPDAHGPLVAYDGPTGLEEVDRYWVDAPFSFVSIGYDREANEHRYHTVEPTLRDDEAVLLETLLEDVRDPLLYRDDEGTDIETLLRETIRDTLERYGAEIETATFYRLFYSIYRDFRGYGALDPIMHDPHVEDISCDGYDLPIFVYHDEYTDIETSVSFGQTDLDRFVVRLAQHSGRHISIGDPMVETTLPDGSRAELALGEEVTPRGSAFTIRKYADDPFTPIDLLEYGTFGVEQLAYLWLAIEHNKSLVFAGGTASGKTTSMNAISMFIPPRSKVVTIEDTRELQLSHDNWLSSLTRERIHEGTDVTMYDLLRSALRHRPEYIVVGEVRGEEAMTLFQAMNTGHTTYSTMHADSVQTAINRLENEPIDVPRSMVRSLDILSVQTLTRSDDQRVRRNKVLAEIEGVDQRTGELDYSTAYTWDSDTDSFQRSGSRVLSEIRDERGWSQTELLGELENRERFLEYLQANGIDDYRRFTALVNEYYSDPERVLETIDDRGSDDDGGSDDHRETDHRADRDRCDS, encoded by the coding sequence ATGGCACCCCCAGCACACAGCGATCGGCCCGAAGACGCTCCCCCGACCGGCGACCGCGAGCCCACTGCGGATCGCGGAGCGGAACCGGACCCGCCGTCCGGCGACGATCGCCGCGAATCGACGATCGACGCCGCTCGCCGCACGCTCCGGCGCGTCGCCGAGACCCTTCGGGGATCGACCCTCGACATCGCGGACTACGATCCGGACGCCCACGGACCGCTGGTCGCGTACGACGGCCCGACAGGGCTCGAGGAGGTCGACCGCTACTGGGTCGACGCGCCGTTCTCGTTCGTTTCGATCGGCTACGATCGCGAGGCGAACGAACACCGATATCACACCGTCGAGCCGACGCTCCGGGATGACGAGGCGGTCCTGCTCGAGACGCTGTTGGAGGACGTCCGCGATCCGCTGCTCTACCGCGACGACGAGGGGACCGACATCGAGACGCTGTTGCGGGAGACGATTCGCGACACCCTCGAGCGCTACGGCGCGGAGATCGAGACGGCGACGTTCTACCGCCTGTTTTACTCGATCTACCGCGACTTCCGGGGGTACGGAGCGCTCGATCCGATCATGCACGACCCCCACGTCGAGGATATCTCCTGTGACGGCTACGACCTGCCGATCTTCGTCTATCACGACGAGTACACCGACATCGAAACGTCCGTCTCCTTCGGACAGACCGACCTCGACCGGTTCGTCGTCCGCCTCGCGCAACACTCGGGTCGTCACATCTCCATCGGCGACCCGATGGTCGAGACGACGCTCCCCGACGGCTCCCGCGCCGAACTCGCACTGGGGGAGGAGGTGACTCCGCGGGGATCGGCCTTCACGATCCGAAAGTACGCCGACGATCCGTTCACGCCGATCGACCTGCTCGAGTACGGCACGTTCGGCGTCGAGCAGCTGGCCTACCTCTGGCTCGCGATCGAGCACAACAAGAGCCTGGTCTTCGCTGGCGGGACCGCGTCGGGGAAGACGACCAGCATGAACGCCATTTCGATGTTCATCCCGCCGCGGTCGAAGGTCGTCACCATCGAGGACACCCGCGAGCTCCAGCTCTCCCACGACAACTGGCTCTCCTCGCTCACGCGCGAACGCATTCACGAGGGGACGGACGTGACGATGTACGACCTGCTGCGCTCTGCCCTGCGCCACCGCCCCGAGTACATCGTGGTCGGCGAGGTCCGCGGCGAGGAGGCGATGACCCTCTTTCAGGCGATGAACACCGGTCACACCACCTACTCGACGATGCACGCCGATTCGGTGCAGACGGCCATCAATCGCCTCGAGAACGAGCCGATCGACGTTCCGCGGTCGATGGTTCGGAGCCTCGACATCCTCTCGGTCCAGACGCTGACCCGCTCGGACGACCAGCGGGTGCGCCGGAACAAGGTGCTCGCCGAGATCGAGGGCGTCGACCAGCGAACCGGCGAACTCGACTACTCGACGGCCTACACATGGGACAGCGACACCGATAGCTTCCAGCGCAGCGGCAGTCGGGTCCTCTCCGAGATCCGCGACGAGCGCGGCTGGAGCCAGACCGAACTGCTGGGCGAACTCGAGAATCGCGAGCGGTTCCTCGAGTACCTGCAGGCCAACGGGATCGACGACTACCGTCGGTTCACCGCGCTCGTCAACGAGTACTACAGCGATCCGGAGCGCGTCCTCGAGACGATCGACGACCGTGGGTCCGACGATGACGGCGGGTCCGACGACCACCGCGAGACAGATCACCGCGCCGATCGAGACCGATGCGACTCGTGA
- a CDS encoding type II secretion system F family protein: MRLVTAVPLVLVALLVIPVAAARYSARVDRVLSRIAIRVFGDHVDAFRDEHPERTAALRAAHAPTTIREYGATTLLYAVLAAVVGSVVGLYAIWGLLALLSIDPATMRAALPSALAFLAVLGGVPTLSLGELAVLLLGSSLTLGAVAGGGTYWLRWWYPGYVADARARRIEAGLPSTVAFIYALSKSGMAFPAVVRVVADQEDTYGEAAAEFSVAVRSMDIVGTDVITALQTMGRRSPSPQFREFTENLVSVLQSGQGLSGFLERQYQDYREEAQSQQDGILDLLATLAEAYVTVLVAGPLFLITILVVIGIAAGDTFGQLQVLVYVLLPVANLGFVVYLSMVTEKLDPSSGVDGARAAVEPPSTAATRTGGAAGEESGPRPHPNVERVRYSRRLQGLRDRFGRPVRTLVGRPTLTLAITVPIAAVAITRRLPAALEGGFDAAAVDDTIALGTFGVVAVFAVAYELHRRRIAAIEAAVPDLLDRLASVNEAGLSIVAAIDRVRGSDLGPLGDELDRVWADVEWGADLRTALGRLEGRVGTRSIARVVTLLTESMNASGDLATTLRIAARQAAADRRLERERKQAMVEYMVVVYVSFLVFLFIIAVLAGYLLPNLPTESAELASDSGVGALGGFSDGDADAYATLFYHATLVQGLCSGLIAGQLSTGDVGAGAKHAAAMIGLSVLLFALLV; this comes from the coding sequence ATGCGACTCGTGACCGCCGTGCCGCTCGTTCTCGTGGCGCTCCTCGTGATTCCCGTCGCGGCCGCCAGGTACTCGGCACGAGTCGATCGGGTCCTGAGCCGGATCGCGATCCGCGTCTTCGGGGACCACGTCGACGCGTTTCGGGACGAGCATCCGGAGCGGACGGCGGCGTTGCGGGCCGCACACGCCCCCACGACGATCCGGGAGTACGGGGCGACGACGCTGCTGTACGCCGTGCTCGCCGCGGTCGTCGGCTCCGTGGTCGGCCTCTACGCTATCTGGGGGCTGCTGGCGCTCCTCTCGATCGATCCGGCGACCATGCGCGCGGCGCTGCCGAGCGCCCTCGCGTTTCTCGCGGTCCTCGGCGGCGTCCCGACGCTGTCGCTCGGCGAACTGGCCGTCCTGTTGCTGGGGTCCTCGCTCACGCTGGGGGCCGTCGCCGGCGGGGGGACCTACTGGCTCCGGTGGTGGTACCCGGGGTACGTCGCCGACGCTCGCGCCCGCCGGATCGAGGCCGGACTTCCCTCGACGGTCGCGTTCATCTACGCGCTCTCGAAGAGCGGGATGGCGTTCCCGGCAGTCGTCCGCGTCGTCGCCGACCAGGAGGACACCTACGGTGAGGCCGCCGCGGAGTTTTCCGTCGCGGTCCGGAGCATGGACATCGTCGGGACCGACGTCATCACCGCCCTCCAGACGATGGGGCGGCGCTCGCCGAGCCCGCAGTTCCGCGAGTTCACCGAAAACCTCGTCAGCGTCCTCCAGAGCGGCCAGGGTCTCTCCGGGTTCCTCGAGCGCCAGTATCAGGACTACCGCGAGGAGGCCCAGTCGCAGCAGGACGGCATCCTCGACCTGCTCGCGACGCTCGCGGAGGCCTACGTCACGGTGCTGGTCGCGGGACCGCTCTTTCTCATCACCATCCTCGTCGTCATCGGGATCGCCGCGGGCGATACGTTCGGACAGCTGCAGGTACTCGTCTACGTGCTCTTGCCCGTCGCCAACCTCGGGTTCGTGGTCTACCTGAGTATGGTTACCGAGAAGCTCGATCCCAGTAGCGGGGTCGACGGAGCGCGCGCGGCGGTCGAGCCACCGTCGACGGCGGCGACCCGAACGGGCGGGGCCGCCGGCGAGGAGTCGGGTCCGCGTCCCCACCCCAACGTCGAACGGGTACGGTACTCCCGACGACTGCAGGGCCTTCGGGACCGCTTCGGTCGTCCCGTTCGGACGCTCGTCGGCCGACCGACGCTCACGCTCGCGATCACCGTCCCGATCGCGGCCGTCGCGATCACGAGGCGATTGCCCGCGGCCCTCGAGGGGGGGTTCGACGCGGCTGCGGTGGACGATACGATCGCCCTGGGTACGTTCGGCGTCGTGGCCGTCTTCGCGGTCGCGTACGAACTCCACCGCCGCCGGATCGCGGCGATCGAGGCTGCAGTGCCGGATCTGCTCGATCGACTCGCCAGCGTCAACGAGGCCGGACTGTCGATCGTGGCGGCGATCGATCGGGTCCGGGGGTCGGATCTGGGCCCGCTCGGCGACGAACTCGACCGCGTCTGGGCCGACGTCGAGTGGGGTGCAGACCTCCGGACCGCGCTGGGCCGGCTCGAGGGCCGCGTCGGGACCCGATCGATCGCCAGAGTCGTCACGCTGCTGACCGAGTCGATGAACGCGAGCGGCGACCTCGCGACCACGCTCCGGATCGCCGCGCGGCAGGCGGCGGCCGACCGCCGGCTCGAGCGCGAGCGCAAGCAGGCGATGGTCGAGTACATGGTCGTCGTCTACGTCTCGTTTCTGGTCTTTCTCTTTATCATCGCGGTGCTCGCGGGCTATCTCCTCCCGAACCTTCCGACGGAGAGCGCGGAGCTGGCGTCCGACTCCGGCGTCGGAGCCCTCGGCGGTTTCTCGGACGGCGACGCCGACGCCTACGCCACGCTGTTCTATCACGCGACGCTCGTTCAGGGTCTGTGTTCCGGGTTGATCGCCGGCCAGTTGAGCACCGGCGACGTCGGCGCTGGCGCGAAACACGCCGCCGCCATGATCGGGCTCTCCGTCCTGCTCTTCGCGCTTCTCGTCTGA
- a CDS encoding DUF2103 domain-containing protein: MECRHCASPLEKPGDFCLVCREANTAAIVLEAARDRATITMLAGADEAREGETPADPDEQVLGETTITTTPEDGENEPVELRNFAGLIGDEIRRKRPEEVYAGGVRTVIRAVRQDVHYPFYRVDDDDPVRAVLERRGNRALDVVETPPAEKIGGSHSTLIGGRTGMRAIQTVAGHPHVKKVIPGPIDAGGKGSQSGMRAKVTRADDGGNVRMLLRDGSSVQENRVVTTARDREMGERIREDLNDVLADAEFQ, encoded by the coding sequence ATGGAGTGTCGCCACTGCGCATCGCCGCTCGAGAAACCCGGGGACTTCTGTCTGGTCTGTCGAGAGGCCAACACGGCGGCGATCGTCCTCGAGGCGGCGCGCGACAGGGCGACCATTACGATGCTCGCGGGTGCGGACGAGGCCCGCGAGGGGGAGACGCCGGCGGACCCGGACGAACAGGTTCTCGGGGAGACGACGATCACGACGACGCCGGAGGACGGCGAGAACGAGCCCGTCGAACTCCGGAACTTCGCGGGGCTGATCGGCGACGAGATTCGGCGGAAACGTCCCGAGGAGGTCTACGCCGGCGGCGTTCGGACGGTCATTCGCGCCGTTCGCCAGGACGTTCACTATCCGTTCTATCGCGTCGACGACGACGACCCCGTTCGAGCGGTCCTCGAGCGACGCGGGAACCGCGCGCTCGACGTCGTCGAGACGCCGCCGGCCGAGAAGATCGGCGGGAGTCACTCGACCCTCATCGGCGGACGAACGGGAATGCGGGCCATCCAGACCGTCGCTGGCCATCCCCACGTGAAGAAGGTGATTCCGGGCCCGATCGACGCCGGCGGCAAGGGGTCCCAGTCCGGCATGCGCGCGAAGGTGACCCGCGCCGACGACGGCGGCAACGTCCGGATGCTGCTTCGAGACGGCTCGAGCGTGCAGGAAAACCGGGTCGTGACGACCGCCCGCGACCGGGAGATGGGCGAGCGGATCCGCGAGGACCTGAACGACGTGCTCGCGGATGCGGAGTTCCAGTAG
- a CDS encoding DUF998 domain-containing protein: MADRKRIATNCGIAGALVSLGAILLATVLAPPETFTWQGRALSDMGRYGAPTFPVFNGGLILGGLVGLPFAWRLWIASRNVLERAGIALLAIAIAGQIGVGIFFLEHTAVYLETSLHGVAALTVFGIAPFASWVYGTGAALAGDGRLAVASFWFGNVHPVVWLGWLFAIGGALDTGTWFAVPEFVAAVAFGGWILSLAVAVRRRPDGEPAGARNDNELDVPSR; encoded by the coding sequence ATGGCTGACAGGAAACGGATCGCGACGAACTGCGGGATCGCCGGTGCGCTCGTCTCGCTCGGAGCGATCCTCCTCGCGACGGTCCTCGCACCGCCCGAGACGTTCACCTGGCAGGGACGGGCGCTCTCGGATATGGGTCGCTACGGAGCCCCGACGTTCCCGGTGTTCAACGGCGGTCTGATTCTGGGCGGCCTCGTCGGGCTTCCGTTCGCCTGGCGGCTGTGGATCGCGAGCCGCAACGTCCTCGAGCGCGCCGGTATCGCCCTGCTCGCGATCGCCATCGCCGGACAGATCGGCGTCGGGATCTTCTTCCTCGAGCACACGGCCGTCTACCTCGAGACGAGTCTGCACGGAGTCGCGGCGCTGACCGTGTTCGGCATCGCGCCGTTCGCGAGCTGGGTCTACGGGACCGGGGCCGCGCTGGCCGGCGACGGCCGGCTCGCGGTCGCGTCGTTCTGGTTCGGAAACGTTCACCCGGTCGTCTGGTTGGGATGGCTGTTCGCGATCGGCGGGGCCCTCGATACCGGGACGTGGTTCGCCGTCCCCGAGTTCGTCGCCGCCGTCGCCTTCGGCGGGTGGATCCTCTCGCTCGCGGTCGCCGTTCGCCGTCGTCCCGACGGCGAACCGGCCGGTGCCCGCAACGACAACGAACTGGATGTACCGAGCCGCTGA